A genomic region of Miscanthus floridulus cultivar M001 chromosome 3, ASM1932011v1, whole genome shotgun sequence contains the following coding sequences:
- the LOC136544582 gene encoding uncharacterized protein gives MVVPNYTYLKLKMSGPNSVITIESTYEHAYDCDVECIQYAEALVEAETLIVNLDRLGSEAPDSKCHAGTFEPIETVKLILVDPTYFDDRALRISATLDIK, from the coding sequence atggtggtccccaactacacctacctcaagctcaagatgtcaggCCCCAACAgcgtcatcactatcgagtccacgtacgagcatgcatatgactgcgacgtcgaatgcattcagtacgccgaggctctcgtggaggccgagaccctcatcgtcaacctcgaccgacttggtagcgaggcgcctgactccaagtgtCACGCTGGGACTTTCGAGCCTATAGAGACCGTCAAGCTCATCCTAGTCGACCCCACCTACttcgacgaccgggcgctgaggatcagcgccaccctcgacatcaaatag